The DNA segment gtattttttaataataatagcagctaccATTTATATAATACACATGATGTATCAAATACTACACACATAACagtgtttaatcttcacaatccTTTAATCAGTGAGGAAACACATTTAAGGGAGTTTTGTGATTTTCCATCACTTATCAAGTTTTGACTTCCATTATTGTTAGCTATGTACAGATCTTAATTCtcatctccacccccaccctaggTCAGAAACTTTGGTTGAGGACAGATTAACTGAGGTCATTTTCATCTTTGTCACCAAAGCCGTCACCAACACAGGACAGTGAAGCACAGACGATATATTTTAAGTGACTGATGAATTCAGGTAACTCTCTTGCACTCCACATCTTCTGCACTCTCTACATTAAATTGCACTCTTGCACCTCTAAAGCCCTTGCTTATCGGGAGCTCCCCAATAGCTTCCACCTGCATTTGCTACCCAGGTGATCCCTGCAAAATCGCAGCTGCTCAGGGCTGGAGAGGCCGCTTCCGGGTGTTGGAGACAATGGGTTCTGACTTCACACTTAGATCTGGGCTGTTGAGAGGAGGGCCGGAGCACTCACACGGAGACTGAATATCCATATTCAAAAGCAAGGCTGAGAGAAGCAGAGCTCTAAATAGGCTGATTGTCTAAACCGGAAGAGACTGGGTTATCGTTCATTGGGAGAGTATTATATTACTTGTTTACTGTCTTTCCCACTAGACTGGAAGCTCCACGAGGGCTGAGGCTCAATATCTGTGAATGAACTTAAATGAAAGAAACGTGTGTGGGAACACAGTCAGCGACTAATAAAGGCCCCTTTCAAAGGTCACCAACCCAACCGCGACATGCAACGCTTCCTGAAGCTGAAAACCCGACAGGGCTAGCAGGGAGTCCAGGGCTAAGGTCGGACACCCGGGCACTGGCGGAGATTCACGACACACCCATTTGTCTCCCCGGGCCAGGGGGGCTCAGCGGCCCCGGTCACCCACCCTCGCGCGCCAGCCCCTCTCGGCCCCCGTCTGCACCTTCATCCCCAGAACATCGCGAAAGAAACGCGCCGTCTGGAAGCGGTCTCCCACTTTGAATACGAAGTGCAAAGCTCGACGAGTAGCCATAACCACAGCCACCAGCTCCACACGGTCACCGGTGTGACCCCGCCAGCCCGCAGATGCGCAGACGGGTCGTGACGTCACTCGTCTCCGCCGGCGCGCTTCCGTGACGCAACCCACGGCGCGGGGGAAGATGGCGGCGTGGGTGAGGGGCTTGGGGTTGACCACGCGGCCGCTGCTGCCGGTGGTCCAAACTTGGGACCTCGACGGGCGGCGCTGTGTCCGAGCGCTGCGGCGGAGCCCCGTGAGGGTGGTGTTTCCATCCGGACAGGTGGTGAAACGGAAGCCCAGTCCTGGGAAGCAGCCCCGGAGGGCTGAGGCTGAGGCCAGTCCCGAGCAGCGACCAAAGCAGCCGCTTCAGGTGTCCCCATCCCAGACGCCCTGCACCTGGGAAGAGTCGGGGCTTCGCTACGATAAGGCTTTACCCGGGGACAGAAGGCTGAGGTGATGTGTTCCTGAGACTTGTCTTGTATTCCCGTTTCTCTTCCCGCCTGCCAGCGGGAGCTTAACCTCTTCTGTTGGAGGACTTCTCCCGGTACACCCCTCTGGTTTTTATTAAGCACGGAAGGCAGAATAAGTGTTTTCTTTGGAATTAGTTTGTTTATGTCTGTGAAGCTCTTCATATCTGTTAGAACTAGGTGTGTCTCCGTAACAAGGATGTTGGTGATGACCCGTCTTTTTGTTTCCACCCACAGCAGTGTAATGACAATAGTTAAGTCCAGGCCATTTCgggaaaagcaaggaaagatCCTGCTGGAAGGTCGCAGGCTGATTGCAGATGCTCTCAAGGCTGGTGCTGTGCCCaaggttttcttctttagccGTCTGGAATACATAAAGGAGCTACCCATTGATAAACTGAAAGGTGCCAGCCTCATTAAGGTGAAATTTGAGGATATCAAGGATTGGTCCGACCTAGTAACACCACAAGGAATAATGGGTCAGTGGTTATACTATGTGTCACTAGAAGTAGAGATCTAGGATTATTTATTCAGAATTGTCTTAGGGCAACAGATTTTATTTgaaccaaattaaaaatgttttcgtaaggggcgcctgggtggcacagtggttaagcgtctgccttcagctcagggcgtgatcccagcgttatgggatcgagccccacatcaggctcctccgctatgagcctgcttcttcctctcccactccccttgcttgggttccctctctcgctggctgtctctatctctgtcgaataaataaataaaatctttaaataaaacaacaacaacaaaaaaaaatgttttcgtAAGACAGCCAGAAAAATACAGTTCTCAAATCTGTGCATCTTACAGTATTTTCAGTGGAGAATGTTTTAGGGCTCTTTCCAGTCTCTAGGAATAACCACTGTTCCTTGAACATTATATTTTTAGGTTACTTCTTCAACGTTTAATGtccaattaaaatttaagaaaatgtttactaaaaTATTTAGCCATCCATTTGCACAAGACTTCCACCAGTGTGGTGATACCTCTCTGGCATTGACCCCCTTATTCTAGAAGCCTGTCTGAGTAGTAAGCTTCAAGCGATTACCCTGCTTAGCCCATTGAACAGGAAACCGTGTCTTTATTTGGTTGAATCTGACAAGATTCTAATAGATTGTAATATCTATTAGCACTTAggtcttttttctaaatatggaAAAACTAAattctttatgtctttttgaCCCTGGAATTATATCTTAGGTATGAGAATTGAATGCCAGTAAGTGTAGAAGTTTCTCTTGGATAGTAAGGGGCAGTTGGGGCAAGGGGAGTTATCTTCAAGATTCTAATGTTTGGGCCAGGATCTCTCATACTAGTTGTGCATGTGTTTCCTTTTGGTAAAGTTCAGCTATTAGTTGCGAGAGGATATTCTGGGGACCATCTCTTGTTTTGTAACCCAGCAAGTCACAGGGATCTGTGACCCTGCGCTTAGAACTCTCCCCTAGGGTGGGGATTTGGGACTGCTAAAGTCCTTCCCATACTCtgagtgtttgtccttttgttaGCTACACCTCTAATTCCCTACTTTATGCTACAGTGCAAGTATCACTTATTTGCACCATGCTTGCTGCTTTGGGCATGCTTGCTAACAGTGGCCAGCCCACCCAGGACTTCTGTAGCCCTCCTCGTTGTTATGACTGCTTTCATCATTTCATGCctctgaaaaatacatattatttggCTTATCCTTATGTTTTATTTAGTATTAGAGGGGTGGGGTGAAGAGAGAAAGCGGTAAGACCTCGTGTCAGACTTCCGGCATATCTTTAAAATCCAGTAATGTAAGTAGGGCCTCTAGGAGAGAGTTCTCATCACTACCGCTGATCAGGTAGAAGTTAAAGGACTCCTAAGGCCCCTGCCCCGGTGAATGGTCTTGCAGCTATCCGTGGCTCCTAAGTGCAGGACCTTTTTACAGCACACAGATGCCTAATATCATTCTAGTGCCTTCACTGATGGCTTAGGTATAGTTATTTATGTGGAATAAATTGGCCTAGCCTGTGGGAAGGGCAGTTTAGAAGTATCTATCAACATTACGAGTGCACACACAGCGTGTATCGACACTTGCAGGTGTTTTTTCACAGGAAATGTGTGGACATGTGCACAGAGATACAGGGATGTTCATTGCAGGGTTGTTTATAATAgggaagaatggaaaataaatgtccGTCAGCTGGGGAAGAGCTAAATAAACCTGGTATGTTCGTGTTACAAAATAACGTGAAGCATTTACAGTAAGGTAGCTCCGAATGGATTGACGTGATGAGTTCTCTAAGACATCTCATGTTAGAGAATTGGATAAAGTTACAGAATAACACATAGGATGTGACTATTTGATGTAAAAGGGAATAGCACCTCTGCGTGGGCagatgtatacatgtatacataggCAGGTGGATGGAACGAGTTCTGAAGGGATACACCCTCGGATCGGAAACAGTTATGGGGGCTGGATATCTCTGGTAGGACTCTGTATGAATTTTTTCAATCAGAATGTATTCCTGTATTACTTACGTAACTAAGAATATAGAAAGAtgggtaaataaatggaaagccaaATGATTCCCTGTGGTCACATCAGACAAGTGAACCGCCTGTTTTGTTTCCTCAGGGATTTTTGCCAAACCTGACCATGTTAAGATGACATACCCAGAGACTCAGCTTCGCCACTTGCTGCCCTTATTGTTGATTTGTGACAATCTCCGTGACCCGGGGAACCTGGGGACGATTCTGAGATCTGCTGCTGGGGCCGGCTGCAGCAAAGTATTACTCACCAAAGGTCAGAGCACTTGTTACTGGGTGGATCGGGTGGCCACCTGGAAGTGAGCTGGCTTTGTGATTTGAGTCTTAGGTCTGCCCCTTATTAGCTGTATGTCTGTGAGCAATAATCTgagtgtcagtttcctcatctgtagcaTGGGCATAACAGAATCTACGTGGTAAGGCTGTTGTGAGGGTTGAGATGGCCCACATGAAGTTCTCAGCGATTACTTGGCACACATTAAGTACTTTGGGGGATATggattatcttttaaaattattttggcacCTGCTAGGTtattaaagaacttaaaatcaGTCAGGGGAAGAAATAGATACCAATTTTAACACTTTGTTTCCAGTCCTTTGTGTAACGGTCTTGAGTTCCCAAAATGTTGGGCATATGACACCTTTCTAACTCTTGCCATTCTGAATCCGATGAAAGGAATGATGTCGACGGAGTGTGATTATGAAATTGGGATGCATTTGTCTTAGCCTTGGGATAGGTCAAACACCCCCACACAAGTTAGCCCCATGACATTTCTCTCCTGTCATCAGAAATGGGATgagtaggggacacctgggtggctcagtcagttggttaagcatctgcttttggctcaggtcatgattccagggtcctgggatccagctctgtgtcaggctccctacgcagcagggagtctgcttctcctgtctctgccccttccctccgcCTGcccccccctcctgctctctcattctctttcaagtaaataaaatcttagaaaaggggggtgggtgcctgggtggctcagagggttaagcctctgccttcagctcaggtctttgatcccagggttctgggatcaagccccgcatccagctccctcgtctgcagagagcctgcttctccctctccctgccgctccccctgcttgtgctctctctctcttcgtcaaataaataaataaaatcttaaaaaaaaaaaaaaagtaaaattaaaattaaaaaaaaaggaaatggatgaATAGGCTTGGTTCTAAAGAGACTTGGCTAACACCTGGGACATACCTAAAAAATGCCTCTTACAACtcgtggggtgggtgggggggagaggatCATTCAGTGTAAGCTGATTATGACCCTGCACCTGAGACTTGCCTCGGTTGCTCCTTTCAACCCTTCCTTCTTGTCCCACCTCGTTGGAATAGATGGAGGAGATATAGAGACGCCAGCATGAGAGCTAGGTGCTGGGGTTCCATCATCAGTACCTCGCTTACCCACCCCGTTGTTGAGCGCTCAGAGAGTGGGGTGGTTTTGGAAGTGTACGTATAAATTGCAGGCGGTGTGGCTTCCACACTGATGGTGGAGGCTGGTACAGAGGAGGTGTGGAGGGAGCAGGGAACACTTGGTGTGGTGCCCCGGATGGAGGGCATGAGGATGAGGGGGGAAATCTCTTCTTGTCCCTTACTCCCCACCAGGGAGAGGGGTCAGACTGGATGGCTCCCCTCATGAGTCTcagcccctcctctgtccctccctcgcCCCCAGCTTCTTGACAGACAGCCCACCTCCCATCTCTGGGTCCCTGCGGTGACTGGGAAAGCCCATTGTGGGCACAATGTGTGGGCAGTGTTCCATTCTCTTTGTCTTATTTTCCAGATTCTGTCACTACTTTGCTTAAATCCTTCATCCTCATTTTATTGTCTAATGGATAAAATCCCAAACTTCCTCAGCTTGGCTCCTACCCTCCTTTAGACTGGTCCTTGCCTGCCTCCTGTCTCATCTCCCACTGCACCCTACCCATTATTGGCCAGATCGCTGTCCTTACAGGGTTTTGGGCTATGGCGTTCTTCCCCCCTCTGTAACTCCCTCGGCCTTTCTTTGACAGCTTCCTCCTATCCTTCCAGGTCCAGCTTAGGGTCATGTTCTGTGGGGTGTTTTTCCTGGTAGCTCTGCTTTGTACAAGGGTTTTCTGTCACCCTGTTCATGCTGCTTTTACATCAATTACTGATACTGTAGTCATGTGTTCAGATGTTGTCCCAACACCTTCGCCCACTCCGCCACGAGCCCCTCGAGGCTGGGGACTTTAATGTTCTTTGCATCTCCTATACAGTGTCTGGCCCAGGTGGATGGTCAcgttgaaagaatgaaaaaagtctCTTTCAGCACTAGCAGGAATTCACCCTTGGTCCCTTTGCCAGACGCTGCCATGACTGGGGAGGCAGAGGTCCCAGCTCTCAAGAAGGCTACAGTAGGAcatttttggctttctttcctaATCCAGAATTAATCTGATTTAACCCAAAATCCCATTGTCTGGTAAAGTTTCTAGTCCTAATTGGATTCTATCTCTGTTTTCTAGGCTGTGTGGATGCCTGGGAGCCCAAAGTGCTACGGGCGGGAATGGGTGCCCATTTCCAGGTGCCCATCATCAATAATCTGGACTGGGAAACCTTGCCCAACTACCTGCCCAGCGACACCCGGGTCTACGTGGCTGACAACTGTGGCCTTTATGCCCAGGCCCAGATGTCTAACAAAGCCAGTGACCATGGCTGGGTATGTGAGCGACGACTCTCAAAGTTGCACAAgtatgaggaggaggaagaggaagaagatgatcGAGAACCTGGAGCCAGTAAAGCCTGGCTCCCTGAACTAGAGGTCCAGAGGTATGACTCGGACTGGACAGAGGCACCAGCAGCTGTGGTGATAGGTGGGGAGACCCACGGCGTGAGCCTGGAGTCCTTGGAGTTGGCTGAGAGCACCGGGGGCAAGAGGCTGCTGATCCCCGTCATGCCCGGTGTGGACAGCCTGAACTCGGCTATGGCTGCGAGCATCCTGCTTTTTGAAGGGAAAAGACAACTGCGTGTGAGGGCGGAACAGTCGAGCAGGGACGGGAGGTGCCACTGAGATGGAACATGGAAGTCGGTCCTTGATTGGAGggggtccccagcccctcctgcgtTGTTAGGAGATAGGCAGAGTCGGTAACTGGCTGCCCGGGCCGTATCCAGGAGGCAAGAGGTGGGCAAGATGCTACTATATGGTTattggaaaaataagaatttccGTGAATCTCTGCTTATCCTCAAAAATAACCAGGGTGAGAATTCTTCCTGAGACTTCCCCCTGCTCCCTAGCAAAACTTCCTCTTGAGAGAACCCAGAGATCAAGCATGACTCATGCCCCAAGTGGCGGCAGGGTGGGATTGCTTTGATATGTTTGAGGGGAGAGGTTTTGGCAGGAACAGTCTCTCGGTGGCTGTGCTCTCGCAGGCGGGCGGCCTGAAGTCGTTGCCCTGGTGTCCCACTCCGGTCTGGGCTGCCCGGGGCCTCACCGGTGTTCGATGCAAGTGGCCCACAGATTGCTCTTGGGACCCTCCATGCCCTGTCAGCTTTTAGAAGGTAGGAGAGCCCACCAAGGCTGGGGCCTGGCCCTCTGGCTCACAGAGCCCTCATGCCTGTCACACCAGCACACTAAGTCTGGGAGGCAGCTCAGGGACCTGTACTGCTGGAGTCTGTTGACATTTGTTCTCTCGACACCTTGGAGAAGTCCTAAGAAAGCAGAGGTCACTGACGGGAAGTTCATACCTTTCCAGCATGAAACCAGTTTTCTGTGGCTTTGTCCTGGATTCTTCTGCTGATtcttgttataaaataaagatcaatGAAAGAACAACGAACATTATGCCTTGTTACTGTTCAAAACAAGTGTAAAACCGGCCTATTTGATCACATCGGGTGAAAGAAATGTACCTCCCATTCACTTTCTAGTCGACGGCTTCGATACCGTGACTTgtactttctgtgatgatgataATCTCGCAGAGAGGACAAGCTTTCCTTTCTTACAAATGACTACAGGGGAAGCAGATGGTGGCAAAGTTCTTGTTTTTTGAGCGATAATGGAAAATTGCTCCCTTGAattctttgccattttaatgCCAACATTTGCTTTTTCACCATTTCCCCaggaaatcagaataaaaaatgagcagtGCATGACAAGCACGGACTCTGAGAAGCTGGCCCGTGGTTGGCCGAGGGGCTCCTGGTCTTTGTGTGAAGTGAGTGGTATTGGGGACTTCGGCCACAAGGTGGCAGCCGTGCTTCAAAACCACTCCCAGCCCTGAAGGGAGGGGTCTGGTTTTCCTGGAATTAAATTGTTGGAAATGCCGGAGTCAGTCTCTCTCCACAGAGGGCATCTTACAGGCCACTTGTGTTCAGAGGGGCTGAAGGTGGAGACCCATCCAGCTTCTCATTCTCTCAGCAGAATCTGAAGCCTAGATAGACATCGGACCAAAAACTAAGGAGGAATTGGACAGAGTTGGGAAGTGGCTGCGGCAAGAAGTGGCACAACCTTTTCCTTTGAGTAGAACGTCTGGGAAAGCAGCTCTGGGCAAATGCTGCTGTCCCTGGACACCTGCAACTCCCCCTGGGAGCCCTCCGCCCGGTTTGGAGCTCCggggcagggagagctgcagagtCCTTTCCTTGCCCCAGCCCCAGCGGCCAGCTTGCCGTGAGAATCCTGTCGTTAAGGTCCGGAGGGTGAGCGGACCCCTGGGCACGGGTTTCTACCAGTTTCACCTGGGACCTTCTACCCCTCAACCTGTGGTGGATAGGAGCACCCGATGTCCCCCTCCAGGCTGACCTTTTAGCTCCACTTTTGTCATCTTGTCCCACGAAGACCCCAGCAGCAGCATCTCACCCAGGGTCCTGTAACTAGTGCTGAAAGCCACTAGCTGTGCTGCAGGGCCTGGTGCCCGGCCCAGCGCCCAGCCCCTCACCGCCCCCCTCACCGGGAGCAGATCTGGCTGGCTCCAACAATTTTAAGAAACACTCATGTAGGTAGACATCTTTAAGCTCCCAAGAACGTCTGTCTTCATCAAGGAACACACAAACGTAACAAGCTAGAAGCCCAATGAATAGATGAGCTCTTTATTGCTGTGGGCGACTTAGTCTGAACTAGGTTGCCACGTTACACTGGTAAAGCAGAGACGCAGCCTGCAAGCCAGGCCACCCTCGCTGGATTCAGGAAGCCACGGCCAAGCGTAACCGAAAGTCTGAATCCGTTACAGATGGCATCGGTTCTCTTCCTACTATGATTGTAGGGAAGCCACCTTCTTCAGCTGAAGTGTCCTATTAGAGGGCCctcctcaggggtgcctgggtggcacagtggttaagcgtctgccttcggctcagggcgtgatcccagcgttctgggatcgagccccacatcaggctcctccgctatgagcctgcttcttcctctcccactccctgcttgtgttccctctcttgctggctgtctctatctctgtcaaataaataaataaaatctttaaaaataaaaaaaaaaaagagggcccTCCTCAAAGCTGCTACTTCAGATTGCAAGAAGGGAacaagggctggggaggggacagggctgcAGCGGGctctggcctcccagcctccctctcacCTCTCTGATGGGGGGTGCATACTGACTGCAGACCAGCAGAGTGGCTCCTGACTGGGGACTTCCTTCCACATCCCGTGATgtccaaagatttcttttttagccCTGGGTCCCAAGATCATGCCTCCTACTGTACCCTAGTTCTAGCCCATGTGGGTGACTGGCTTGTGAGGCATCAGCACCCAGGAACCCAGACTtgggcctgcctgcctcctttgGGCTGCGCACTGGCCGAGGGCTTGAGGACAGGCTTCCATGAGTTGGTAGAAATCCAACAGCCCCTCAGAACAAGTCCTACCCAACTGGCATAACATACTTCCTGGCTTGGGAAGTATTCCAAACCCCCAAGGGGCTGGGACACATCATGCCTTAAACAGAGCAGATTTTCTTCATGCTTTCACGTTTGAGGCGTGCCTAGGACACCCTAATGTCCTATTTCCCCCACTAGAAGGAGAAACCCTAGCCCTAAAGTAGACCAATATAAAATTTTCCTACAAACCGCCTTCTGTTTCCCGAAAAATATTTCCCTTGCACCATTTACTATCATTGAATGATCAAGAATGAAGCTAATAGGCAACAGCCATTTGTCAACAAAGAATTTTCCCTTGGGCGGCCTGCCTGGATATAAGCCGGGGGTGGGCAACGAGGGATGTAGGTGAAGTGCTTACTTCTACACAGCCGCTTCGGGGAACATGAGAGACCCCGAGCTCTGGGCCTCGGGGCCAGTCCTCTGCTCACATGGCAGGGCTCCCCACCGTCCACGCTCGGCCACGTTCCAGTCCTATGGGGCAAGCACGGGcctccccagcctggcccagggaaGACTTAGGATCAGGATGTGCCTGCACGCGTGTGCGTGGAGGGGGCTGGGCCAGGTGCCTGCTCAGACCCCTCCCAGAGCTACGATCCCAGTCCACATGCGtgcacatgcgcgcacacacacgcctGCTATTCTCTCTAAGCTGACACCTGATTGGGTCCCACTGATAAATCTTGGACCACGCTTCTGTCTCTAGATCACTGCAGAACTCCGTTTGCTACTCTGGAACAAGGcagcaggaggagagaagagctTTCTAGTGTCTTTAATGAGgcaagaagcaaaaacaaagtcTGGCTGAAAACTACCACTTGAAGCTTGGCTGATGACAAAACAGTAACTGGCCCCTCGTGCTTGGGGAAGTGAGAGCCACTGAATTTGAGGACACACTTGGagatggtgggtggggggctgcaggCAGCCACTTCACTCCTGGAAAGGAAGTTCGGTTGCGCCCTGGCATTCTGCGCTGTCCACTGTACATACCAATTCCAAACACAGACCCTTTTTCTTAACCAGATCTTTATTGTTGGGGACaggtaaaaaaaatctcatctctGTTGTGAAAATGGGTAGAATCGGGTCTGGAAGTCATTGTGGTAAGCACAAAATCTGGAACCCCAGGGTGGCATTTTCACAGCCCACCTTCCTGCCTCAGCGGCTGGGGCACGGCTTCCCTTGCTGCTGACGGAAGCCCTTGAAGAGATCACAGCCGGGGTTTCAACCTGCTTCCAATTAGTGACAAGAATTAAGGTATTTTGGAGCTGCTTAGTGGGAACTGGGAAGCCACCCACTTCGTCTGGGTCAGGATCCTTTAAAATCTCTTACACTATTGAGACGGGGTTTTGCTGGCACTGGTGAACGGGTCCTCTCCCCGCGTTTCCCCTCAACGCGGCCACTCGACAAACCTAAAGCTTTCGTGTGGTCAACCTTCCCACTGCCCTTAACCTACACACCCAGTCCAAGAGGGGCATCCGGTGCCAAGGATCCAGTCGCCCTCGGGGGCAAGTAGTTCAGTCATCCCTGTAAGGCCTTAGAAGAATCACGATGACCTAATTTTTTCTGCTGCAGGGACATACAGGGACCTACAGGGACCCCTCACTGGACTCTGTTCCTTCTGCACCAGAAGAGAAGTAGCTGCGGAGAGAGACCACTTTTCCTCCAAGGCTATCATGATTCGGGACGTAGGCAGAACTCCATCTTCCAAGTGTGTGGCGCTCACCTTGTCCCCGCATCCACCACACTCCCAGAGACACTGGCAGGGTTCCCACGGAAGCCCCTAGCCCAGCCTACAGCCAGGGTCGAGGGTCTCCGGCTATTGCCCATTCTTCACAGGGAGACCTGCGTGAGATTCCTTGTTTCTGCAACTGGCCTCCTCAGGCTTCGGAGCCCTTGCTCCCCTGTGGGGAGGGACTGAGCA comes from the Ailuropoda melanoleuca isolate Jingjing chromosome 13, ASM200744v2, whole genome shotgun sequence genome and includes:
- the MRM3 gene encoding rRNA methyltransferase 3, mitochondrial isoform X1, with the translated sequence MAAWVRGLGLTTRPLLPVVQTWDLDGRRCVRALRRSPVRVVFPSGQVVKRKPSPGKQPRRAEAEASPEQRPKQPLQVSPSQTPCTWEESGLRYDKALPGDRRLSSVMTIVKSRPFREKQGKILLEGRRLIADALKAGAVPKVFFFSRLEYIKELPIDKLKGASLIKVKFEDIKDWSDLVTPQGIMGIFAKPDHVKMTYPETQLRHLLPLLLICDNLRDPGNLGTILRSAAGAGCSKVLLTKGCVDAWEPKVLRAGMGAHFQVPIINNLDWETLPNYLPSDTRVYVADNCGLYAQAQMSNKASDHGWVCERRLSKLHKYEEEEEEEDDREPGASKAWLPELEVQRYDSDWTEAPAAVVIGGETHGVSLESLELAESTGGKRLLIPVMPGVDSLNSAMAASILLFEGKRQLRVRAEQSSRDGRCH
- the MRM3 gene encoding rRNA methyltransferase 3, mitochondrial isoform X2; its protein translation is MTYPETQLRHLLPLLLICDNLRDPGNLGTILRSAAGAGCSKVLLTKGCVDAWEPKVLRAGMGAHFQVPIINNLDWETLPNYLPSDTRVYVADNCGLYAQAQMSNKASDHGWVCERRLSKLHKYEEEEEEEDDREPGASKAWLPELEVQRYDSDWTEAPAAVVIGGETHGVSLESLELAESTGGKRLLIPVMPGVDSLNSAMAASILLFEGKRQLRVRAEQSSRDGRCH